A single Fodinibius saliphilus DNA region contains:
- a CDS encoding glycoside hydrolase family 31 protein has translation MADNTSKTSNTTEEENDRQADVRKSRQPSEITSYAIEGKHVTFQSKNEIKLRITVHSSKIFQLKYICSGDQPTDFSYAIDPDWGTPETPFEVHETEDYYEISSGTIRCRIKKENMQATFLDKEGNTLCEDAEPYRRKESLMKGITEVRVTQYAPDGMQYFGLGDKVCEEGLRGEVFENWNTDAYGYERGDDPLYRSIPFYASLYDGSAFGIFLDSPYRSHFDFDSDGDNTCSFSAAGGCMNYYFIYGPTLTEVSQRYTRLTGTPELPPMWGLGYHQCRWSYYPEERVRELAETFREKQIPCDAIYLDIDYMDDYRIFTWNKDRFPNPRKLIDDLKEDGFETIVMIDPGVKVDDEYEVYRQGLEQDVFCKRPDGELMIGPVWPSETVFPDYTDPDVRAWWGDLYENLLNNKGVSGVWNDMNEPAVFEVESKTFPENIRHSYEGEKVSHKKAHNIYGMQMARASYEGIKKHNNGKRPFLLTRANFSGGQRYAALWTGDNIADWDHLKLANEQCQRLSISGYSFVGTDIGGFVKNPSPELFTRWLQLSIFHPLFRNHTMGYNVEGAAAVKEEEVKKKRLESDSHQEPWTFGDTYTDINRSVIELRYRLLHYLYTAFYRYVQQGTPILRPLAYYDQTDERAAEVINQFMFGDQIMVSPVLNKGKKEVETYFPKGQWYNFRTNEASDGRVTKTVEAPMDEIPFFIKAGTVLPLREVMQYTGQHDENQLELNLYYGNKATSSHLYEDAGEGYEHTKGNYQQSRFHWQPNVADAKASLSVDRSGSYKPAYTKILLRLIGLPFAPEEISVDGEPVSFEKEVSKQSVYRLTTTSGFKEVMIR, from the coding sequence ATGGCCGACAATACCTCCAAAACTAGTAATACTACAGAGGAAGAGAACGACCGACAGGCTGATGTCCGTAAGAGTAGACAGCCTAGCGAAATCACCTCCTATGCTATTGAAGGCAAGCACGTTACTTTTCAATCTAAGAATGAGATTAAGCTACGGATTACCGTCCACAGCTCGAAAATATTTCAGCTTAAATACATTTGCTCGGGAGACCAGCCTACTGATTTTTCTTATGCCATAGACCCCGACTGGGGAACGCCCGAAACCCCTTTTGAAGTGCATGAAACTGAAGACTATTACGAGATCTCGTCCGGGACCATCCGCTGCCGCATCAAAAAAGAAAATATGCAGGCAACATTCTTGGATAAGGAGGGCAACACCCTTTGTGAGGATGCCGAACCATACCGACGTAAGGAAAGTTTAATGAAGGGAATTACCGAGGTTCGGGTTACGCAGTATGCACCCGATGGCATGCAGTATTTTGGGCTGGGTGACAAAGTTTGTGAAGAAGGGCTGCGGGGGGAGGTCTTCGAAAACTGGAATACAGACGCCTATGGCTACGAGCGCGGTGATGATCCGCTGTATCGCAGTATCCCCTTTTATGCTTCGCTTTATGATGGAAGCGCTTTCGGTATTTTCTTGGATAGTCCCTACCGTTCACACTTCGATTTTGATTCGGATGGGGATAATACCTGCTCCTTTTCGGCGGCCGGCGGCTGTATGAACTATTACTTCATTTATGGTCCCACACTTACTGAGGTGAGCCAGCGATATACCCGGCTTACGGGCACCCCTGAACTGCCGCCAATGTGGGGACTGGGTTATCACCAGTGTCGGTGGAGCTACTATCCAGAGGAAAGAGTACGCGAGCTGGCCGAGACTTTCCGCGAAAAGCAGATTCCATGTGATGCTATCTACCTGGATATCGACTATATGGATGATTATCGCATATTTACCTGGAATAAAGATCGCTTTCCCAATCCCCGAAAGCTGATTGATGATCTTAAGGAGGATGGCTTTGAAACGATTGTGATGATCGATCCGGGTGTAAAGGTGGATGATGAATATGAGGTTTACCGGCAAGGGTTAGAACAAGACGTATTCTGTAAGCGTCCCGATGGGGAGCTGATGATTGGTCCAGTTTGGCCGTCAGAAACTGTTTTTCCCGATTACACAGATCCGGACGTAAGAGCATGGTGGGGAGATCTGTATGAGAACCTGTTAAACAACAAGGGAGTTAGTGGAGTCTGGAATGACATGAACGAACCCGCTGTCTTTGAGGTGGAAAGCAAAACCTTTCCCGAAAATATCCGTCACTCTTATGAAGGCGAAAAGGTTAGCCATAAAAAGGCACATAACATCTACGGCATGCAGATGGCTCGGGCTTCCTATGAAGGAATCAAGAAGCATAACAACGGGAAACGCCCCTTTTTGCTGACACGGGCCAACTTTTCGGGCGGCCAGCGGTATGCGGCCCTGTGGACCGGTGACAATATCGCCGACTGGGACCACCTGAAGCTAGCCAATGAGCAGTGTCAGCGGTTAAGCATTTCGGGCTACTCTTTTGTGGGAACCGATATCGGGGGCTTTGTTAAGAATCCCAGTCCCGAACTTTTTACGCGCTGGCTGCAGCTGAGTATTTTTCACCCTCTCTTCCGCAACCACACGATGGGCTATAATGTGGAGGGGGCTGCGGCTGTCAAAGAGGAGGAAGTTAAAAAGAAGCGCCTGGAATCTGACAGCCACCAAGAACCCTGGACCTTCGGTGATACATATACCGATATCAATCGCTCAGTGATAGAATTGCGCTACCGCCTTTTGCATTATCTTTACACCGCTTTTTACCGGTATGTACAACAGGGCACCCCTATTTTGCGCCCCCTCGCCTATTACGACCAAACTGATGAACGCGCCGCCGAAGTGATCAACCAGTTTATGTTTGGGGATCAGATCATGGTGTCGCCCGTTCTTAATAAGGGTAAAAAAGAGGTCGAAACCTATTTTCCTAAGGGCCAATGGTATAACTTTCGAACCAATGAGGCCTCTGATGGCCGCGTTACCAAAACGGTAGAAGCCCCTATGGATGAGATCCCCTTCTTCATCAAAGCAGGAACCGTATTGCCGTTACGTGAGGTGATGCAGTATACCGGTCAGCATGACGAAAACCAGCTGGAGCTTAATCTATACTATGGGAATAAAGCAACTTCCAGCCACTTGTATGAAGATGCCGGGGAAGGCTATGAGCATACGAAGGGTAACTACCAACAAAGCCGGTTTCACTGGCAACCGAATGTTGCTGATGCAAAGGCCAGCTTATCTGTAGATCGAAGTGGCAGCTACAAGCCGGCTTATACGAAAATTCTTCTACGTCTCATCGGCTTACCTTTTGCCCCCGAAGAGATCAGCGTTGATGGGGAGCCCGTATCATTTGAAAAAGAAGTCAGCAAACAATCTGTATACAGACTCACCACCACCTCCGGTTTTAAAGAAGTTATGATTCGGTAG
- a CDS encoding glycerol-3-phosphate dehydrogenase/oxidase: MNPDRNTLIEQLEDDPEIWDFIIIGGGATGLGTAVEAASRGYKTLLLEQHDFAKGTSSRSTKLVHGGVRYLRQGNVALVLEALRERGLLRKNAPHLVKNQSFIVPNYDWWEGPFYGIGLKIYDKLAGDLGLGPSENLSKEETLDYIPTLEPGDLNGGVIYYDAQFDDARLAINLLQTIFDHGGTALNYMKVTGLLKANGLISGVTVEDQEGNHNMELQARAVINATGMFTDQIRQMDNPEASSLMQPSQGVHIVLDKSFQPGESAIMVPKTDDGRVLFAVPWHNRIIVGTTDTPLEEPSLEPRATEEEINFLLTHAARYLTKDPEPEDVLSVFAGIRPLVSPGGDDDTASISRDHTLLIDPSGLVTIAGGKWTTYRKMAEDTINEATVVAGLDERESVTENLRLHGWLKNSDAAEPFELYGSDALSLKKIAQEHEGWASRMHPNLPYTPAEVVWAARNEMARTVEDVLARRTRALLLDARASIEIADLVADLLAEELSRDEQWKSKQVAAYQELAKGYLLTS; encoded by the coding sequence ATGAATCCGGATAGAAATACATTAATAGAACAACTCGAAGACGATCCTGAAATATGGGATTTCATTATCATCGGCGGAGGTGCGACCGGGCTGGGTACTGCTGTAGAAGCGGCCTCGCGGGGCTATAAGACGCTGCTGTTGGAACAACACGACTTTGCTAAAGGAACCTCCAGCCGCAGTACCAAGCTCGTCCACGGGGGTGTGCGCTACCTGCGGCAAGGGAATGTAGCACTAGTGCTGGAAGCCCTGCGTGAACGCGGATTACTCCGAAAAAACGCTCCACACCTGGTAAAAAACCAATCCTTTATCGTACCTAATTATGACTGGTGGGAAGGCCCCTTTTATGGCATCGGTCTTAAGATCTATGACAAGTTGGCCGGCGACCTGGGACTCGGTCCCTCCGAAAACTTATCTAAAGAGGAAACGCTGGATTATATTCCCACGCTGGAACCAGGAGACCTAAACGGTGGGGTTATCTATTATGATGCGCAATTTGACGATGCACGTTTGGCTATAAACCTGCTACAAACCATCTTTGATCACGGGGGCACCGCCCTTAACTATATGAAAGTAACAGGCTTGCTCAAAGCTAATGGGCTGATCTCCGGTGTCACAGTGGAAGACCAGGAAGGTAACCATAATATGGAACTGCAAGCACGTGCCGTTATTAATGCCACGGGAATGTTTACCGATCAGATTCGGCAGATGGACAACCCTGAGGCTTCTTCACTGATGCAGCCTAGCCAAGGCGTGCATATTGTATTGGACAAATCATTTCAACCGGGTGAAAGTGCTATTATGGTGCCCAAAACCGATGACGGGCGTGTCCTTTTTGCCGTACCCTGGCATAACCGCATCATTGTGGGAACTACCGATACCCCACTCGAAGAACCGTCCCTCGAACCACGTGCTACCGAGGAGGAGATCAATTTTCTGCTAACCCACGCTGCACGCTACCTCACAAAAGATCCCGAGCCCGAAGATGTGCTCAGCGTTTTTGCCGGTATTCGTCCGCTGGTCTCTCCCGGCGGTGATGATGATACTGCTTCTATCTCTCGTGACCACACCCTGCTCATTGACCCTTCCGGACTTGTAACTATTGCCGGAGGTAAATGGACTACTTATCGAAAAATGGCCGAAGATACCATTAATGAAGCAACTGTGGTTGCCGGCCTGGATGAACGGGAATCGGTAACAGAAAACCTGCGGCTGCATGGCTGGCTCAAAAACAGTGATGCTGCCGAACCCTTTGAGCTCTATGGCTCTGATGCGCTCTCCCTAAAAAAAATCGCCCAAGAGCATGAAGGGTGGGCCAGTCGCATGCATCCCAACCTGCCCTACACTCCCGCCGAAGTGGTTTGGGCTGCCCGCAATGAGATGGCCCGCACGGTCGAGGATGTATTGGCCCGCCGTACACGTGCCTTGCTTCTGGATGCTCGCGCCAGTATAGAGATTGCCGATTTAGTTGCCGATCTGCTTGCCGAAGAGCTCAGCCGAGATGAACAGTGGAAAAGCAAACAGGTAGCAGCTTATCAGGAACTTGCGAAGGGTTATTTACTAACCTCTTAA
- a CDS encoding class IV adenylate cyclase, with the protein MSILNIEIKARCNGPDRIRTILKNKGAEFKGTDHQVDTYFNVPDGRLKLRQGTIEQNLIFYKRENTKTPKASDINLVPAEHPKQLHALLDNALGTKVVVDKEREIYFIDNVKFHIDKVEKLGDFVEIEAIDKDGSIGKKKLHQQCRQYLALFDLADEQLVAKSYSDLVMNLDSN; encoded by the coding sequence ATGAGTATACTTAACATCGAGATTAAAGCACGCTGTAATGGGCCGGATCGCATACGTACAATTCTAAAAAACAAAGGAGCTGAATTTAAAGGCACGGATCACCAAGTAGATACCTATTTTAATGTGCCGGATGGACGTCTTAAACTGCGACAAGGGACAATTGAGCAAAATCTTATCTTCTATAAACGGGAGAACACCAAAACTCCCAAGGCCTCTGATATAAACCTAGTCCCGGCTGAACACCCCAAACAATTGCACGCTCTTCTGGATAATGCTTTGGGCACAAAAGTAGTAGTCGACAAAGAACGGGAAATCTACTTCATCGACAATGTTAAATTTCATATCGATAAGGTGGAAAAGCTGGGTGATTTTGTGGAGATCGAAGCTATTGATAAGGATGGCAGCATTGGCAAAAAAAAGCTTCATCAACAATGCCGGCAGTATCTTGCGCTATTTGATTTAGCAGATGAACAGCTGGTTGCGAAATCATATTCAGATTTGGTGATGAATTTGGATAGTAATTAA
- a CDS encoding dihydrodipicolinate synthase family protein, whose product MNIDWHGVYPAITTKFNKDESLDLKTFRDHLRVQVEAGIHGIILAGSLGEASTLSRDEKLELLDTALDEIGNEIPVLLNIAERTQRDAIKLTQDAEAKGASGIMLLPPMQYKADDREVVAYFSAVAEATDLPILIYNNPVDYGIEVTMGMFEELISYDNIQAVKESTRDLTNVTRMKNRFGDRIKILCGVDTLAMEAMVMGACGWVAGLVSAFPDETVVIYELVKVGRIEEALKIYRWFMPLLELDINSKLVQNIKLAEVAAGVGTEHVRKPRLPLVGEELEHVQNVITDSLEKRPELPEVKQPVS is encoded by the coding sequence ATGAATATCGACTGGCATGGCGTTTATCCCGCTATCACAACCAAGTTTAACAAAGATGAATCGCTGGACTTGAAGACATTTCGGGATCATCTTCGCGTACAGGTAGAAGCAGGCATTCATGGAATTATTTTGGCAGGTTCGCTGGGAGAGGCCAGCACTCTCAGCAGGGACGAGAAGCTAGAGCTCTTGGATACAGCTCTGGATGAGATAGGGAATGAGATACCTGTGCTACTGAATATTGCCGAACGCACACAACGAGATGCGATAAAACTCACTCAGGATGCTGAAGCAAAAGGGGCCTCCGGAATTATGCTATTGCCGCCCATGCAATACAAAGCCGATGACCGGGAAGTTGTGGCCTACTTTTCAGCAGTAGCCGAAGCAACAGATCTGCCAATTCTGATATACAATAACCCGGTAGACTACGGCATCGAGGTGACGATGGGTATGTTTGAAGAGCTCATTTCCTATGATAACATTCAGGCTGTAAAAGAGTCGACGCGGGACCTGACAAATGTAACGCGTATGAAAAACCGTTTTGGGGATCGCATAAAAATACTGTGTGGCGTTGATACATTGGCGATGGAAGCCATGGTAATGGGCGCCTGCGGATGGGTAGCCGGTTTGGTCTCGGCCTTTCCGGATGAGACGGTAGTTATTTATGAGCTGGTAAAAGTAGGACGTATAGAAGAAGCCCTTAAAATATATCGTTGGTTCATGCCATTGCTTGAGTTGGACATCAACTCAAAGTTGGTACAGAATATTAAACTTGCCGAGGTGGCAGCAGGGGTGGGCACCGAGCATGTACGTAAGCCGCGTCTCCCGCTGGTTGGGGAAGAGCTTGAGCATGTACAGAATGTCATCACAGATTCATTAGAAAAAAGACCGGAATTGCCCGAAGTCAAACAACCGGTCAGTTAG
- a CDS encoding aldehyde dehydrogenase (NADP(+)) encodes MIEGVNFIGNATSSEGAETLRAYNPMENKELAEQFSIATRQEVKQALQKAQAAFLDYRHLSGERKADFLDQVAEEIMSLGDELVERASAESGLPTGRIEGERGRTCNQLKMFADLLREGSWVDARIDHGEPDVRRMLVPLGPVVVFGASNFPLAFSTAGGDTASALAAGCSVVVKGHESHPGTNELISGAIIEAAKKTEMPDGVFSSLNGGPKVGGELVTDPLTKAVGFTGSFKGGKAIFDMVQQRDEPIPVYAEMGSINPVFLLDEKLSASAEELAEEYAGSVSLGVGQFCTNPGLIVAKAGSNLDTFKNVLAEKLSNQSAGCMLNPNISDNYKQQRATMFEQPGIEVVKAPGEEPQTRGAGAVAATTAEHFIANEKLGEEVFGPYTLVVSCSNESEMHKVAGSLAGQLTVTFMGEDEELADYRSLISICREKAGRVIFNGVPTGVRVCQAMHHGGPFPATTDSKFTSVGTTAIERFARPVAFQDCPEALLPDALKDDNPLEIYRNVDGKRISK; translated from the coding sequence ATGATTGAAGGAGTAAATTTTATTGGGAACGCGACATCCAGCGAAGGAGCCGAAACGCTGCGGGCCTATAACCCCATGGAAAATAAAGAGCTTGCGGAGCAGTTTAGTATCGCAACCCGCCAAGAAGTGAAGCAGGCCCTGCAGAAAGCACAAGCGGCATTTTTAGACTACCGGCATTTGAGCGGAGAAAGGAAGGCCGACTTTCTGGATCAGGTTGCCGAGGAGATAATGAGTTTAGGCGATGAGTTGGTAGAGCGGGCTTCTGCTGAATCGGGGCTGCCGACCGGGCGCATAGAAGGCGAGCGAGGACGGACCTGTAATCAGTTGAAGATGTTTGCGGACCTGCTGCGCGAAGGCAGTTGGGTTGATGCACGCATTGACCATGGAGAGCCGGATGTTCGTCGCATGTTGGTGCCGCTGGGACCGGTGGTTGTATTCGGAGCCAGTAATTTTCCGTTAGCATTTTCTACTGCTGGCGGCGATACCGCTTCGGCCCTGGCAGCAGGATGTTCCGTGGTGGTAAAGGGGCATGAGTCTCATCCCGGCACCAATGAACTTATTTCTGGGGCGATTATTGAAGCGGCAAAGAAAACGGAGATGCCCGATGGGGTCTTCAGTAGTCTTAACGGCGGGCCCAAAGTAGGCGGTGAACTTGTAACAGACCCGTTGACCAAAGCGGTTGGATTTACTGGATCTTTTAAGGGCGGCAAAGCCATATTTGATATGGTCCAGCAGCGTGATGAGCCCATTCCCGTTTATGCTGAGATGGGAAGTATTAATCCGGTGTTTTTGTTGGATGAGAAATTATCTGCCTCAGCTGAGGAGCTTGCCGAAGAATACGCGGGCTCGGTGAGTTTGGGCGTGGGTCAGTTTTGTACAAATCCCGGACTGATTGTTGCCAAAGCAGGGAGCAATCTGGATACCTTTAAAAATGTATTGGCTGAGAAGCTTAGTAATCAGTCGGCCGGCTGTATGTTGAATCCCAATATTTCGGATAACTACAAACAGCAGCGAGCTACTATGTTTGAACAACCGGGTATTGAGGTGGTGAAAGCTCCCGGCGAAGAACCTCAAACAAGGGGAGCCGGTGCCGTAGCCGCCACGACAGCAGAGCATTTTATTGCCAACGAAAAACTGGGTGAAGAAGTCTTCGGTCCCTATACTCTGGTGGTTTCTTGTAGCAACGAATCCGAGATGCATAAGGTTGCTGGCAGTCTAGCAGGACAGCTCACGGTGACTTTTATGGGAGAGGACGAGGAGCTTGCTGATTATAGATCCTTGATAAGTATCTGTCGTGAAAAAGCAGGAAGAGTCATCTTTAATGGGGTGCCCACCGGGGTACGGGTATGTCAGGCGATGCATCACGGCGGACCATTTCCTGCTACGACCGATTCGAAGTTTACCTCTGTAGGGACGACCGCTATTGAGCGGTTTGCTCGGCCGGTTGCTTTCCAGGATTGCCCTGAGGCATTACTGCCAGATGCACTTAAGGATGATAATCCATTGGAGATTTATCGCAACGTAGATGGAAAGCGAATTAGTAAATAA
- a CDS encoding 4-hydroxyproline epimerase, translated as MAKKRFFCIDAHTCGNPVRLVAGGGPLLEGDSMAERRQHFLEEYDWIRKGLMFEPRGHDMMSGSILYPPTDPGNDIGILFIETSGCLPMCGHGTIGTVTSMIEEGLVTPNEPGKVRLEVPAGLVEAEYTKEGGRVSSVKITNVPSFKAAEELEVECPDLGPLSVDVAYGGNFYAIVDPQRNFQGLQDYRADELISWSREIRKRLNAQYDFVHPKDERIRGLSHIMWTGDTMDDSATARNAVFYGGNAIDRSPCGTGTSARMAQWAAKGKLEKGEEFIHESIIGSTFIGRIEDETTVGDQPAIIPSIEGWARITGYNTIVIDDDDPYAHGFQVM; from the coding sequence ATGGCTAAAAAAAGATTCTTCTGTATTGATGCCCATACTTGTGGCAATCCCGTACGTTTGGTAGCGGGCGGCGGTCCTCTGTTGGAAGGGGATTCCATGGCCGAAAGGCGCCAACATTTCCTCGAAGAGTATGACTGGATTCGCAAAGGCCTGATGTTTGAACCGCGCGGCCACGATATGATGTCGGGGAGTATCCTCTATCCGCCAACAGATCCCGGAAATGATATTGGCATCCTATTTATCGAAACCAGCGGCTGCCTTCCGATGTGCGGGCACGGTACCATCGGTACGGTGACCAGTATGATCGAGGAGGGGTTGGTCACTCCCAATGAGCCGGGGAAGGTACGACTGGAAGTTCCGGCGGGATTGGTTGAAGCAGAATACACCAAAGAGGGCGGCCGGGTATCTTCGGTGAAAATAACGAATGTGCCTAGTTTTAAGGCAGCCGAAGAGCTGGAAGTGGAATGCCCCGACCTGGGACCGCTTTCCGTTGATGTGGCTTATGGGGGTAACTTTTATGCGATTGTAGATCCCCAGAGAAACTTTCAGGGGCTGCAGGACTATCGGGCGGATGAGCTGATTAGTTGGAGTCGAGAGATTCGCAAACGACTGAATGCACAATATGATTTTGTGCATCCCAAAGATGAGCGCATTCGGGGACTTAGCCATATCATGTGGACCGGAGATACCATGGATGATAGTGCAACAGCGCGTAACGCGGTGTTTTATGGGGGTAATGCTATTGACAGATCTCCTTGCGGTACTGGAACTTCGGCGCGCATGGCACAGTGGGCCGCCAAAGGAAAGCTCGAAAAGGGGGAGGAGTTCATCCACGAAAGTATTATTGGCAGTACATTTATTGGGCGTATTGAGGATGAAACAACCGTAGGCGATCAGCCAGCCATTATCCCAAGCATCGAAGGATGGGCCCGCATTACCGGTTACAATACCATCGTGATTGATGATGACGATCCCTATGCTCATGGATTCCAGGTGATGTAG
- a CDS encoding NAD(P)/FAD-dependent oxidoreductase has translation MSGSKDVIIIGAGIAGISVAYYLNKAGADVTILDKGDGRDNCSYGNAGMIVPSHIIPLASPGIIKKGLKWMLSAESPFYIRPRLSRELFDWGWKFKKASTAQHVEKSAPLLRDLLFKNRELLVELEQEEELDFDFQKNGLFMFCKTEKGLEEEAEVARKARELGIPAEVLSPAEVRNKESALDLDIIGATYFPKDAHLHPGLLMEGLKRLLTLRGVHFEYKSDVQSFVKQEGQIQKVQTADGRVFKCTDVVIATGAWTPALCRALDVKIPMQAGKGYSITLPEAPVMPQHCGIFSEAKVTMTPMNGRLRFAGTMEITGTDTSITSRKIVGLKKSVCRYLPEYKMEDLDTDDIWVGLRPISPDGLPYVGPFDEYKNVFASTGYAMMGMSLGAVCGKTVADLIMGEKTAFEDSLIDPDRYNR, from the coding sequence ATGAGCGGTAGCAAAGATGTGATTATTATAGGGGCCGGTATCGCCGGTATCAGCGTAGCGTACTACCTGAACAAAGCCGGCGCGGATGTGACGATTCTGGATAAAGGGGACGGCAGGGATAACTGCTCTTATGGAAATGCCGGAATGATCGTACCCAGTCACATTATCCCATTGGCATCTCCAGGAATCATTAAAAAGGGACTTAAATGGATGCTCAGTGCAGAAAGCCCATTCTATATTCGCCCGCGCCTGAGTCGCGAATTATTCGATTGGGGATGGAAATTCAAAAAGGCTTCTACCGCTCAACATGTCGAGAAATCAGCGCCATTACTCAGAGATTTATTGTTTAAAAACCGGGAGCTGCTGGTAGAGCTGGAGCAGGAAGAGGAATTGGACTTTGATTTTCAGAAGAACGGGCTGTTTATGTTTTGCAAGACCGAAAAAGGACTAGAGGAAGAGGCCGAAGTTGCTCGTAAGGCAAGAGAGCTGGGCATTCCGGCAGAAGTGCTGTCTCCCGCAGAAGTTCGGAATAAAGAGTCTGCCCTTGACCTCGATATCATAGGCGCTACTTACTTTCCTAAAGATGCCCACCTACACCCCGGCTTATTGATGGAAGGGTTAAAAAGGCTGTTGACTCTGAGAGGTGTACACTTTGAGTATAAAAGTGATGTGCAGTCATTTGTGAAGCAAGAGGGGCAAATACAAAAAGTGCAAACAGCAGATGGCAGGGTATTCAAATGTACAGATGTGGTCATAGCAACGGGGGCGTGGACCCCTGCATTGTGCCGAGCACTTGATGTTAAGATCCCGATGCAGGCTGGAAAGGGATATAGTATTACCCTCCCCGAAGCTCCGGTGATGCCACAACATTGTGGGATCTTTTCGGAAGCGAAAGTGACGATGACACCTATGAATGGTAGGTTACGGTTTGCCGGGACGATGGAGATCACCGGCACTGATACCAGTATCACTTCAAGGAAGATAGTTGGTCTCAAAAAATCAGTGTGTAGATACTTGCCAGAGTATAAAATGGAAGATCTTGATACTGACGATATCTGGGTAGGATTGCGACCGATATCCCCGGATGGGTTGCCCTATGTAGGCCCCTTTGATGAATATAAAAATGTGTTTGCTTCTACCGGTTATGCAATGATGGGAATGAGCTTGGGGGCGGTGTGTGGTAAGACGGTAGCAGATCTAATCATGGGAGAGAAAACCGCATTTGAAGATTCTTTAATTGATCCTGACAGATATAATAGATAA
- a CDS encoding WD40/YVTN/BNR-like repeat-containing protein, whose translation MQRLNNIIPLICFSIILTIVVSCSQEKSFSWEIVHQQEKLSFRGISAVDSSVCWVSGTDGTVLKTTDGGKNWENLVIPGVDTLDFRDIEAFDRQTAVVMSAGKGSASQLYKTADGGKSWKKVYENKYGEGFFNAIAFWDGKYGVLQGDPIGGHIFILVTSDGGDSWTEIPRQEMPKAADGEYGFAASGTHLTVEGESTGWLGTGGHMAHVFKTTDKGQSWTTHETPFIAGRSSTGIFSLSFRDEDYGVAVGGDYNQELQEKKNVAVTEDGGASWKLVEDAGLDYRSVVRYTTPYFIAAGPSGSEYSPDGGYSWKSIEGPGFHSISVGAEGLSSVWASGSSGRIAKLNIK comes from the coding sequence ATGCAGCGACTCAATAATATTATACCCCTCATTTGTTTCTCTATAATTTTAACGATTGTTGTTTCCTGTAGCCAGGAAAAGTCTTTTTCTTGGGAGATTGTTCATCAGCAGGAGAAACTTTCGTTCAGAGGTATTTCTGCTGTTGATAGCTCTGTTTGTTGGGTCAGCGGTACGGATGGAACGGTGCTAAAAACAACAGATGGTGGCAAGAACTGGGAGAATCTTGTTATCCCTGGGGTAGACACCTTAGACTTTAGAGATATTGAAGCTTTTGATCGCCAGACAGCAGTTGTTATGTCGGCGGGTAAAGGAAGTGCTTCGCAATTGTATAAAACAGCAGATGGCGGGAAAAGCTGGAAAAAGGTTTATGAAAATAAATATGGCGAGGGCTTTTTTAATGCTATAGCGTTCTGGGATGGCAAATACGGAGTGTTACAGGGAGATCCTATAGGTGGACATATTTTTATCTTGGTAACCTCTGATGGAGGCGACAGTTGGACTGAAATTCCGAGACAGGAAATGCCCAAAGCTGCCGATGGAGAATACGGTTTTGCAGCCAGTGGTACTCATTTAACGGTAGAAGGAGAAAGTACGGGCTGGTTGGGCACAGGAGGCCATATGGCACATGTTTTTAAAACTACTGACAAGGGACAGAGTTGGACTACGCATGAAACACCCTTTATTGCTGGTCGATCATCTACCGGGATTTTTTCTCTTTCTTTCCGTGACGAAGATTATGGGGTAGCCGTAGGGGGCGATTATAATCAAGAACTGCAAGAAAAGAAGAATGTGGCGGTAACAGAAGATGGTGGTGCTTCGTGGAAACTGGTTGAAGATGCGGGTTTAGACTATCGATCGGTGGTTCGGTATACAACGCCCTATTTTATTGCGGCAGGTCCATCAGGTTCTGAATACTCCCCAGACGGAGGCTATAGCTGGAAGTCAATTGAAGGACCAGGTTTCCATTCTATCAGTGTTGGAGCTGAGGGGTTAAGTTCTGTTTGGGCTTCGGGAAGCAGTGGTCGTATTGCCAAGCTCAATATTAAGTAA